Below is a genomic region from Pseudomonadota bacterium.
CACCCACCCGCGCCATTCGTGGTGGGGCCTCGTACATCGTGGTGGGGCGTCCCATCACCGAAGCCGACGATCCGCTCGAGGCCGCACAGCGTGTGGTGCGCGAGATGGAAGACGCGATGCTGATCGCATGAAGATCGACGCCGAGACCCTCCTGCAACGCTTCCGAGACTGCCGCGCCCTGCTCGACGGCCACTTCCTCCTCAGCTCCGGCCTCCACTCGCCTCAGTACTTCCAGTGCGCGCTCCTGTTCGACGACCCCCGCTTCGGCCGCACGCTCGGAGAAGCCCTCGCGCAGTCCGTTCGTGAGGCGGGCTGCGGTGACGTGTCTCGCATCGTCGGCCCCGCCCTGGGAGGCGTCATCGCGGCCTACGAGCTTGCCGCGGCACTGGGCGCGCGCAACGCCTTCGCCGAGCGCGGTGCCGATGGCCGCA
It encodes:
- a CDS encoding orotate phosphoribosyltransferase; protein product: MKIDAETLLQRFRDCRALLDGHFLLSSGLHSPQYFQCALLFDDPRFGRTLGEALAQSVREAGCGDVSRIVGPALGGVIAAYELAAALGARNAFAERGADGRMTLRRGFEVTQGERVIVCEDVVTTGGSADEVVKMLRALGANPVAVACVVDRSSGETRLDVPLTSLVRAQVQTFDPAACPLCAEGSNAVKPGSRPTP